The segment CAGCGGAAGATCGCCCGCATCCAAGAATATCTGGTTCAGAAAAGCGAGCAGTACATCCTTGTTGCCCTCGCTTGCAAATATCCGCTTAAATACAAAATCCACCCGGGGGTCCAGCATTTCCATGGTATCGTCTCCCGTTAACGTTATTATACAGCCTGAAAAGCAAAAAAACACCATACCCCGCAGTTCAAAGCTGCGTGATACGGTGCTTCCGTAACAGTCTAAGCTATAATCGCTATTGATGGCTCTTAATCATTATTGCCGCGTGTCCGGTTGCGCAGGAAGGTCGGAATATCCAGCTGATCAGAGCTTGTCTGATTCCCGAACGGACGAAGATTCTCACTCTTGCTCTTATTATCAGCAGCGGGTTCGCTGTTTGCCGCAGGACGGCGTACAGGAGCTATGGGAGAAGGCTTGTGTTCAAAACCGGTCGCAATAACCGTAACCTTGATCTCGTCCTTCATGCTCTCTTCGATAATGGCACCGAAGATCATATTCACTTCAGGGTCCGAAGCAGAGGTAACAATCTCGGCAGCTTCATTCACTTCGTACAGGGAGAGGTTAGAGCCGCCTGTAATGTTCATAATGACGCCGCGTGCACCTTCAATGGAGGTTTCAAGCAGCGGGCTCATGATCGCCTTGCGGGCCGCCTCAGATGCACGGTTCTCACCGGTTGCAATCCCGATGCCCATAAGCGCTGAACCGCGCTCCGTCATAATCGTCTTCACATCGGCAAAGTCAAGGTTGATCAGGCCGGGAACCTGAATAAGGTCGGAGATGCCTTGTACCGCCTGACGGAGTACATTGTCCGCTTCACGGAAGGCTTCGAGCATTGGAGTCTTCTTATCCACAATTTCCAGGAGGCGGTCATTCGGAATCACAATCAGCGTATCAACCTTTTCCTTGAGCGCTTCGATTCCGAGCTCTGCCTGGTTGGCACGTTTTCTGCCTTCAAAAGTGAACGGGCGGGTCACGACGCCTACCGTCAATGCTCCGCATTCTCTGGCGATTTCGGCAATGACAGGCGCTGCGCCTGTTCCGGTACCGCCGCCCATGCCTGCGGTAACGAAGACCATATCCGCGCCCTTCAGCGTATTCGAGATCAGATCGCGGGATTCCTCTGCCGCCTTCTTGCCGACCTCAGGATTCGCTCCTGCGCCAAGTCCGCGGGTCAATTTATCCCCGATTTGTAATTTATGCTCCGATTTGGCCATATGCAGCGCTTGGGCGTCTGTATTAACCGTGATGAACTCAACACCCTGAACGCCATTTTCAATCATCCGGTTCACAGCGTTGCTTCCGCCGCCGCCGACGCCGATGACTTTTATTTGCGCCAAACTCTCCATTTCAAAATCAAATTCCAACATATTGTTTCCATCTCCCCCTCGAGTAGTGCTTGGATGGCCAGTCCAAGTATATCTGGATTACACTTATATGAACTCGCTAAACATATTCTTTAGTCGTTCCACCAGACCCGGCTTCTTGGAAGAATCCTGAACCGGCGCTGCGCTCTGCTTGCTGCGGTTAACGGTCTTCTTGTTGGCACTTCCGCCGCTGCTCCGTCCGCGGTAGTTACGTACCACATTATGAAGGATGCCTACGCCGCCCGTGAAGCCGGGGTCGCGTACTCCAATATAATCCGGAACAGCGATCCGTACGGAGGCTGCCAGCTCGTTCTGGGCCACCTTAAGCACCCCAGGCATCGAAACTGTACCACCCGTAAGTATATAACCTCCCGGGAGCTCCGTATAACCAAGCCGCTTCACTTCCTGGCGGATCAGGTGGAAGATTTCCTGGACTCTCGGCTCGATAATCGCCGCCAGATCTTCCTGGTTGAATTCCTTCTCTACATTGCTGCCGATACGCAGGACTTTGAAAACGACCTCCGAAGCGGCATCGTCGATCCAGGCACAGCCGTATTTCAGCTTGACCTTCTCGGCCTGGTCGGTAAGTGTCCGAAGTCCGTACGCAATATCATTGGTTATGAATTCTCCTCCGATCGGAATCGTGGAGGTTGCACTAAGGGAACCTTCTTCATATACGGCTATCGTGGCTTGTCCGGCACCTATATCCACCAGTACAGCCCCCATCGATTTCTCATCTTTGGAGAGCGCTAATCCGCCAGCCCCGAGAGACATAAGGACAAGATCTTTAACCTTAAGACCTGATTTCTCCACGCAGCGGAGCAGATTATGTATGGGGGTCTTGGCACCGGTAATGATCGTGGCCTCCACTTCCAGGCGGACGCCGATCATTCCGCGCGGGTCCTGAATGCCTTCAAGGCCGTCTACGATATACTGCTTGGCGACAACATCAATGACCTCGCGTTCAGGCGGGAGTGCAATGACCTCCGCTGCCTTGA is part of the Paenibacillus sp. FSL M7-0420 genome and harbors:
- the ftsZ gene encoding cell division protein FtsZ; amino-acid sequence: MLEFDFEMESLAQIKVIGVGGGGSNAVNRMIENGVQGVEFITVNTDAQALHMAKSEHKLQIGDKLTRGLGAGANPEVGKKAAEESRDLISNTLKGADMVFVTAGMGGGTGTGAAPVIAEIARECGALTVGVVTRPFTFEGRKRANQAELGIEALKEKVDTLIVIPNDRLLEIVDKKTPMLEAFREADNVLRQAVQGISDLIQVPGLINLDFADVKTIMTERGSALMGIGIATGENRASEAARKAIMSPLLETSIEGARGVIMNITGGSNLSLYEVNEAAEIVTSASDPEVNMIFGAIIEESMKDEIKVTVIATGFEHKPSPIAPVRRPAANSEPAADNKSKSENLRPFGNQTSSDQLDIPTFLRNRTRGNND
- the ftsA gene encoding cell division protein FtsA — encoded protein: MSNNDIIVSLDIGTSKVRAIIGEVTSGTFNIIGVGSADSEGIRKGAIVDIDQTVQSIRSAVEHAEQMVGIQISEVYVGISGNHIGLQSSHGVVAVQNEDREIGEDDIDRVIKAAEVIALPPEREVIDVVAKQYIVDGLEGIQDPRGMIGVRLEVEATIITGAKTPIHNLLRCVEKSGLKVKDLVLMSLGAGGLALSKDEKSMGAVLVDIGAGQATIAVYEEGSLSATSTIPIGGEFITNDIAYGLRTLTDQAEKVKLKYGCAWIDDAASEVVFKVLRIGSNVEKEFNQEDLAAIIEPRVQEIFHLIRQEVKRLGYTELPGGYILTGGTVSMPGVLKVAQNELAASVRIAVPDYIGVRDPGFTGGVGILHNVVRNYRGRSSGGSANKKTVNRSKQSAAPVQDSSKKPGLVERLKNMFSEFI